The genomic region CGAACGCCCCGACGCCGACGATATCGACGGCGCTGTCGATGTCGGCGCTGGGCATGACGACCGTAGGGTTCTTGCCGCCCATTTCGCACTGGACTCGCTTCAGGTCGTCCGCTGCTGACTGCGCGACCGCCGTGCCGACCGACGTGCTTCCGGTGAACGAGACGCCGTCGATCTCATCGTGGGCAGCCAGGGGCGCACCGACCTCACTTCCGGATCCCGTGACGAGATTCGCGACTCCGGACGGGAGTCCGGCCTTGTCGAGACATTCGAAAATGATTCGAGTCATGCTCGGCGCCTGCGAAGCCGGCTTGATGACGACCGTGTTTCCGGCCGCAAGCGCAGGGGCCAGTTTCCAGGCAGGAATCGCGATCGGGTAATTCCACGGTGTGATGAGTCCAACGGTGCCGAGCGGTTCTCGCTTCGTGTACAGTTCGGAGGCCGGCGCGCTTGATGCCTTCGACGTTCCGCCGAGGTCGCGGGATTTCTCCGCGTAATAACGGAAGATGTCGATCGCGCGCTGGACTTCGCCGGCGGCCTCGCTCCGAGTCTTGCCCTCCTCTCGGACGAGCGTTTCCGTTGCCTCGTCCTTGCGTACGGCCAGTGCCTCGCCCGTATCCCTGAGAATTCGACCGCGCTCCGGCCCAGGAGTACCGGCCCAGTCGCCCTGAGTGGCGACCGCCGTTTCGATCGCGTCTTCGACATCCGCCTCCGTTGAGGCCTGATAGGTCCCGATGACTTCGTCGGTATCTGCAGGATTTCGAACGTCGAACGTGTCTCCGCGTTCCGATTCGGTCCACTGTCCGCCAACGTAATTCGTGTACTCTGTCGGCATTCCACTCGCGGATTATCGCTTCTAATATACGGGAATTGGGGTACCGGCTAACATTCGGAAGAAATAATCGGCGGTCGAGCGAAATAGACTCCGGAGTCACCCACTGCACCCTACCTCTCGTATCCCGACTTCCGGTCATGATGTTATCTGAACAATGGCGCGGTGACGGGCGCTGTTCAGATACGGTCTGAAAAGCGAGGCGGTCAGAATTCTAGGTGTCCATGCCAGAACTCAGCCGCCTCAACGGCTCTAGTAGCGGCATTCAATTAGATTTTGTGGAGCGCGAGGCGACACCGCGCGAACTGATGCGACTGAGTATCCAGCTCCATCTGGCCGGATTATCACTTTCGGATACTGTTTCTGCCTTAGAGAGATTCGGTGTCGAACGGGCAAGATCGACGATCCATAATTGGGTGCAAAAAGCCGATTTACAGCTGGCAGCTGGCAAACAGCCGGATCACGTTGCGCTCGACGAAACCGTGATCCAACTCGACGATCAACGCTACTGGCTGTACGCTGCTATCGATCCCAAAACACACGAATTCCGCCACGTCAAGCTCTATTCAACGCGTACAACCGCACTCACTGAGATGTTTCTCGTCGATTCAGCACCCTGGCTCAAAGCTGCACTCCATCATCTTAGGCTCCGATTTCGATACGAAAAACATGGAAATCGGAACGCTGTCGAACGTCTCTTCCAAGAGATAAAGCGACGTACCTCCCAGTTTGGAAACTGTTTCAGAAACGCCAATCCAGCAACTGCTGAAACATGGTTGCAGAGCTACGCATACTGCTGGAACCAGCTAATCTGAACAATGCCACTTCGAGGAGGCGACACGCTTTCGTCAGCTGTGTCTTCCAGTCTGCGTCGGCACTAATTCCGTGTTCGAACTCTGTCCGACCTCGTCCGACCATCTCAAAGGCGTCCTGTGCACGCTCGAGTGCAGTGAGGACAGCAGTTGGATCTGAGCCGTTACTCATCGTCGCCTGCCTCCTCCATAAGGAGGTTTTCGACGGTTTCGAAGTCACTCGTCTTGTAGACCGGAATTCCCGAAATAACGATTTCCCGAATGTTCTCAGTGTAGGCTGGAATCGCCTGGACGGCCTCAACGTCGATATCGTACGCATATCGGTCACCATCGAATTCCATTTCTTCGAGGTCGCGTGCGATGGTGTTCGCCTCTCGTTGGCTTTCAGCCCGCCCAGAGCGAGTGAGTACCCAGAGATCGATATCACTTCGTCGGTCAGCCTCGCCCCGAGCCACACTCCCATAGAGGATGATGCCGACCACATCGGTGATGTTCTCACGGAGCTCCGTAACCGCGGCTTTGACGGGTTGGTGATACTCTGGTTGGGGAATCCGGAGGATCGGATCGTCTGGAATTGACAGACGCTGTCTGTTGATCTGGACGAGTCGCTGATTGCTTTCGGGCGATTCGACGACCAGGTCGTTCGCGCTGAGAACGTTCACTGCCCGCCGGGCGGACTGGTGTGAGTGACCGATCTGTGTCGCGAGTTCTCGCAGTGAGAAGTCGCTGAATCGGTGATTTGTTAAAAAGAGCAGGACGTCGCTCGTCGCCTTATGTTTGAACAAAGTCGGATCTAAAGGGGGTATTGAAAGAGAAATAGCTGCCCCAGACGAATTCGTACTATCCGTCTCGCGGTTCATATGCCGTATCATGGACCACTACTATAAAAACATTATACGTGATTCGGAATAGGCCTAAATATTCATCTGGCAGCAATGGACGTGTGGAGAACGAGGTCCGTCACCTCCGGGCCCCGCCACGTTCGGTCCCTGGGGCTAGGAAGTCCCACTCTCGGATAGCAAAACCCACAATTTCGATTCGCCGCTGGAGCTGTTCCCACTCACGCGCAACCTCTCGGCGACGGTCCTCTTCGGTGACGTCGAGTACCTGGTCAGCGATCGTCCCGCGAAGTTGGTTCGGTGACTCGACATCAAACTCGTCCTTCCATCCTCGGATCTGAGCGTTCATCTCGGTGAGCCGTTGGGTGAGGTCTTCGACGGTGTGGTCGCTGTCCCGAAGGCGTATAGCCTCCTTAATCGCTTGACGACGATAATCGGGGAAGTATGTCGTGTGGTCCCCGGTGTCGTTACGGTGGAGGATGCCGTCGTCGACGAGCCGTTCGAGGACGCGCTTAGTCGGCTCGTGTGACCAGTCCGCTTCAGAGACGATCCAGTTTGCTGTCCGCGGCTCTGAAACCTGCCGGGCGACCATTCGTACCCGGTCTTCACCCGTGGGTTGGTGTTCTATCGGGTCCTCGGAGCTCGATTCACCTCCAGTCATAGAACACCGTTCGTACTTTGTCGTAATATAGGAAAGGCATCTGGTCTAGCACGAAAACGGCCCTCGCCATCTCTACGGACTCGACTGAGGCGCCTAGAGAAATCTCGAACCCCGTTCTTGGCGGCTCTACCCCGGCAAGCGGCGTTGTGAGGGGGTTGTAGCATTAGTGCTTCACCGACAGCGTCGGGGTACTTCAAAGTGGCCGTGATTATTGGCATAATCATGACCAGCAGTGCAGTTAGAGAATTATTCGATATTCAGTGGTTAGAGGAGTGCTAGAGCGGATTTCTATGCTATTAGATTTTTATATATCATATTCCGCTATACAGAATGGCTTTCCTGAAGTGCACAACTTCGGGATGTGGATTGCTACAAACCACTAGCCTACTAACTTTCGACCCACGGGAAGATAACCGCCACGCCGATACGGTCGCGATAAGACCGTCGACCACTCTGCTACCAGGCGTGCAAAACGATGACGTGAGCAGAAAGTATTTGCACTTGACACGTTGTTATCCGGATGATGCCCTCCAGACATCGCACCCTCGTGTCTCTCGCAACTGGCCTTTGTGCCGCGTTCGCCGGGTGTAGTATGGATCCGACCGGCGTCCTGCAGATGTCTGATGCCACGACGGATGAGATCCTCAAACCAGCGACGTTCGACGTCCGCTCAAACGATGGAGGGAATGATGACGGGATCGACGAAATGCGCGAACTCGTCGCTGAGGTCCTCGAAACTGGATCGGCAACTGCGTCGGGCGAGCATCCGCCGCTCCACGTTACGTACCCGATTCGCTTCGAAGACGAGGTGGTCGCACTCGACCGAGCCGAACTAACCACCGAAACGGGCAATAATTATCACCTCCTGCTCGAAAGTGAAGGAGGGCGTGCGCGTACTCGTGGATCAGCGTCCGTGCGAGATCAGCATCGTTCCTTTTTCGAAAACTATCTGAACCATCACACCGAGTTCGTCAGCGGTCTCAGTCAACTGGGCGACGAGGTCGCCGGCGTCACCAGTCGCTTCCGTCTCGAGGCCGGGGAGCGGCTCGCCCTCGGTCTGGGAGACATCGAACACCGGCGCGGACTTGAACCCGACAAGGCCTTTCGACCACTCCTCAGGTGGTGTCTCATTGTAGTCACACTTGGTATCATCGTGATAACTCGGCGAATTCTCGCATTCCAGGCACTGCTTCGTGATGATCGGTGCCCAGATCCAGATGGCCGACTCGCCTTCTTGGACGTGGCGGTCGAACTCTTCCTGCCACGTCTGGTAGCCTGCAACGCGGGTTGCCTCAGGACACTGGCGCTTAATGAGGAGCGTATTTCGATACGAGTCGTCATGGAAGCGACTCTGGATGTTTAGCCGTTCCTGGAACTCTGCGCTGGCCTGCGCGTCGTCGATGCCGTCGACGAGCTCATCGATCCATTGTTCGATGGTGCTGTTCATCTCGTCCGATCGCGTGTCGGTCTGATCGAAGGAGACTGACGAATCACTGGTCGTAGCCATTGTGTTCACCGAATCGAGTTCACGGCGAGTGCGTCAGTTCAGGACGCCACACCCCTCAGGGGCATACAAAAACTTGCGGCGGGGGTCACCAAAGGACTGCTTTCTCGCCAGCGAAGCCGACCGTGACAAGGTACTCGAGGAACTCGTCGAATCGCTCGACATCGCTGGGCGTATCGGTCGTAAGATGACGCGCCCATTCGATGGCCCACGGAAAGCGAATCCGTTCCGCCCTTGCCGTGAATGTACCACCAGCGAGTCGCTTTGAGAACGACCAGCAGATTCGTTGGTGGGTGCTCGCCAACAAGCCCACGGGTGATCGACTCGATTTCGTCGGGGGCATCGGTGGGATCAACGACACCTGTTTGCGTGTTCGCGATATCCACCGGAATGTTGCCGATTGAAACGTTGTCGGTACTCTGTTGTTGACTCACAGGAAGTCACCTCTGGTGGAGGATCTCGATGGAGCCCTCGCCCTCTCTTCGGCACGAAAAACGTGGGACTCTACTCTTTGGTACAGGGGATGACCTTCGACTGCTGAATGGATCTCTTGGACTTGGTCGTCAGTGAGGTCATCGAACGTGGCTTCCAGAAAGGTCCGGGTTTCGTTACGCGTGTAGAGGTTGAGATGGATTTCCTCGACATCGGTATCCTGAGAGATCGAGATTTGGCCTGCGGTGACCATCGTGTTCAGATAAGCTGGTTCCATGCAAAGGCGAACAATCTAAGCCACTGATCAGCAGTTTCTGCGTAGGCGTTGCTAAAGCAGTTTGAGATGGATGAAGTTCGACGTTTTATCTCACGAAAGATACGTTCGACACTGTTCCGATTTCCATGTCGTTCGTATCTGAAATCGAGGCCATGTCGTTGACAGGCATAGTTCAGTGATTTATCTCCATCGACGAGAAACACCGCATCATAGATGTCATGTTTCTTGCGTAATTCCGTGAAGAATCCACTAGCGATAACCTTATTTCTAGTCGGTTCAAGCTTTGTATAGAGCGATTCTTTGACTCTGGATCGACAGCTGCGTACAGCCAATACTGTTCATCGCTGAGCCGGATCACCGTCTCGTCAACTGCGACGTGATCCGGAGTTCGACAGGAATTGGGCTGTAAATTTGCCTTGTGAACCTAGTTATGAACAGTCGACCGAGCCCGTTCAACACCGGATATATCGATAATTCGAACAGTATTCGAAAGCGAGAGTCCAGCAAGATGGAGCTGGATACTGAGCTTCATCAACAGCCGCGGTGTTGCCTCGCGCTCCACAAAATCCAAGTCAATCTGGCCGATACTAGAACTGAGGCGTGCGTTTTCGGGCATGGATCACTTTGAAAACGCTACGTCTCACTCCTTCAACCTTATCTGAACATCACCAAATTCACACAGCTAATTACATAACAGCGATGCGATCAGCGTGTAATCCGTTTCAGTGACTGCTATAGGTCCAACCCGAACAGTGAGTTGAGGGCGAGGAGCCCGAGTCCGACTCCCAGTAACGCGATGAGAACGGCGAACGAGATCGCCCAGCCGTAGCGGTCGGCGACCAGCCCGGTGACGACCGAACCCGTCGATGCGACGATCATGTACACCGTCCGGATGAAGCCGAATCCGACGCCGCGTTCGTCGCCGGAAAGATGATCCATGAACCGTGGCATTACAGCAGCGCCCCACCCCATACTCAGTCCGAGCAAGACGATGCTGAGCGCGATCAGAGCGAATCGGGTCGTCGCAACAAGTAGCCCAAGCGCAGCGATTCCCGAGAGCAGGCAGAGCGCCGTCGCGCTATCGCGTCCATATCGGTCAGAGAGCGACCCGACACCGATCTGCAGAACTCCCTGAACGAGAAAGTACGCGGCGAAAAGCGTTCCCGCAACCGTTGGCGAGTAGTCCTGGTACTGAATGAGAAACGTTGGCAAGAACGACGCGATTCCTTGCCACGTGAAGTCACAGATGATGGCTACGAGGACAGTGAACGAAATCGTCGGTCTCGAGAGGATCTCGAGCAGCGGCACCAACTTCAATTTCTCACGGATCCGCTGGTTT from Natrinema versiforme harbors:
- a CDS encoding MFS transporter, with amino-acid sequence MNWSYRNTVLSLCTVAFFVTMAGRLAISPVVPDITAELGVSNAVVGTALTGMWLAYALTQFPSGLLADRYGERLVILVSVGGTGVFGLCLVVAPHFAIFFVGTVLLGAAAGLHYSVATTLLTRTYTDLGTAVGIHNSGAPAAGLVTPVVVTWIAATYGWRLALGLTTVISIPVFVLFFRYIRPTEPRYPNQRIREKLKLVPLLEILSRPTISFTVLVAIICDFTWQGIASFLPTFLIQYQDYSPTVAGTLFAAYFLVQGVLQIGVGSLSDRYGRDSATALCLLSGIAALGLLVATTRFALIALSIVLLGLSMGWGAAVMPRFMDHLSGDERGVGFGFIRTVYMIVASTGSVVTGLVADRYGWAISFAVLIALLGVGLGLLALNSLFGLDL
- a CDS encoding aldehyde dehydrogenase family protein, whose protein sequence is MPTEYTNYVGGQWTESERGDTFDVRNPADTDEVIGTYQASTEADVEDAIETAVATQGDWAGTPGPERGRILRDTGEALAVRKDEATETLVREEGKTRSEAAGEVQRAIDIFRYYAEKSRDLGGTSKASSAPASELYTKREPLGTVGLITPWNYPIAIPAWKLAPALAAGNTVVIKPASQAPSMTRIIFECLDKAGLPSGVANLVTGSGSEVGAPLAAHDEIDGVSFTGSTSVGTAVAQSAADDLKRVQCEMGGKNPTVVMPSADIDSAVDIVGVGAFGTTGQSCTACSRAIVHEDVYDEFVEAITDYAESLEIGPGLNDPDMGPHVSRGELDSTLEYVDIARDDGATLQTGGNECTGDEYDGGFFVEPTVVTEVESEMRIAQEEVFGPVLAVVKVSDFEEAVAVANDVDYGLSASIVTQDLTEANRFVDAVEAGVAKVNEKTTGLELHVPFGGYKDSSTNTYREQGDAGLDFFTATKTVYMNY
- a CDS encoding IS6 family transposase, with the translated sequence MPELSRLNGSSSGIQLDFVEREATPRELMRLSIQLHLAGLSLSDTVSALERFGVERARSTIHNWVQKADLQLAAGKQPDHVALDETVIQLDDQRYWLYAAIDPKTHEFRHVKLYSTRTTALTEMFLVDSAPWLKAALHHLRLRFRYEKHGNRNAVERLFQEIKRRTSQFGNCFRNANPATAETWLQSYAYCWNQLI
- a CDS encoding nucleotidyltransferase domain-containing protein yields the protein MNRETDSTNSSGAAISLSIPPLDPTLFKHKATSDVLLFLTNHRFSDFSLRELATQIGHSHQSARRAVNVLSANDLVVESPESNQRLVQINRQRLSIPDDPILRIPQPEYHQPVKAAVTELRENITDVVGIILYGSVARGEADRRSDIDLWVLTRSGRAESQREANTIARDLEEMEFDGDRYAYDIDVEAVQAIPAYTENIREIVISGIPVYKTSDFETVENLLMEEAGDDE